The Candidatus Thermoplasmatota archaeon sequence CCGTGGACGATATCACCGGCAAGGAGCTGAGGGAGGTCGTGAAGACGTTCGGGACGATAGACGACTACCGCATCTACTGGTCATCCAGGCTCGACAACAGATGGGCCGTCCTCATGATGCCCACGAACTGGAGATATGAGCTCATTGAGGCGTGGTATCCCGAGACCGTTTGGAACCCTGCCAAGAACAGCCGCATATTGCTTATCAACGACTGGGAGGGATATGAGGGTCGGACGACATACGCGGACATCGGCGGATGCTACTATGCTGCAAGACTGGCGGTCTGCGAATCCCTTGTCGCGGAGAGGAGACAGGCGAGCACCGTCATTCTGAGGGAGGCCCATCCCGGCTACATCCTACCGGTGGGCGTGTGGAACGTGAGGGAGAACGTGAGGAACGCTCTGCGACAGACCTACGAGAGCTTTGACAGCCTCAGGAGCGCCCTGTTCTACATCTCGAAGCGAATGGCCATCCCGGTCAAGAGGTGGATAAGGAACAGTCATCTTCTGAAGGACAGGCTCTACCAAAGGAGGCTGGAGGATTTTGCCGCAGGCTAGCTCGAGGGAGTACCCGCCCCGCCCCATCCTCTCCGTGGGAGCCATCGTGGTTCGGGACGGCGAGGTCCTCATCGTCAAGCGAGGCGTGGAACCCGGGAAGGGCAAGTGGAGCGTGCCAGGTGGAGCGGTCGAGTTGGGAGAGACAGTCGAGGACGCGGTCGTGCGGGAGACCTTCGAGGAGTCCGGGTTGGACGTGGAGCCCCAGAGACTCGTTGACTACTACGACTATGTGGGGAGGGACTCCGACGATGGGATTAGGTTCCACTATGTCATCGTGTACTGGCTGTGCATGCACGCTGGCGGTAAGGCGAGACCTTCCTCCGACGTGACCGACACCAGATGGATTCGCTTCGTGGAGCTCGGGGATTTCGACATCACGAAGGGCACCCTGAAGATGCTCCGAAAGGTCGAGAGGGA is a genomic window containing:
- a CDS encoding NUDIX hydrolase — encoded protein: MPQASSREYPPRPILSVGAIVVRDGEVLIVKRGVEPGKGKWSVPGGAVELGETVEDAVVRETFEESGLDVEPQRLVDYYDYVGRDSDDGIRFHYVIVYWLCMHAGGKARPSSDVTDTRWIRFVELGDFDITKGTLKMLRKVERELSGGDHED